The following are encoded together in the candidate division KSB1 bacterium genome:
- a CDS encoding DUF2007 domain-containing protein codes for MFCPNCEAEYGPGIFLCADCHLPLVSGLPEKAVPAQAVPYVPVLATFKSADLIVIKSLLEDAGLDYHTEGENFHYLGYPMVQSVKLHVRADQVETARALLANQVLRDRAVSSDGDDDEDDRIG; via the coding sequence ATGTTTTGTCCCAATTGCGAAGCCGAGTATGGCCCGGGCATCTTCCTCTGCGCGGATTGCCATCTGCCATTGGTTTCCGGGCTTCCCGAAAAAGCCGTGCCGGCGCAAGCCGTTCCCTATGTGCCCGTGCTCGCCACGTTCAAATCCGCCGATTTGATCGTCATCAAATCCCTGCTCGAGGATGCAGGCCTGGATTATCATACCGAGGGGGAAAATTTTCATTATCTCGGCTATCCCATGGTGCAATCGGTCAAGCTGCACGTGCGTGCCGACCAGGTGGAAACCGCGCGGGCCTTGCTTGCGAACCAGGTTTTGCGCGACCGGGCCGTTTCCAGCGATGGTGATGATGACGAGGACGACCGCATCGGGTAA
- a CDS encoding OmpA family protein produces the protein MKNPLVPVLIVLLAGLAATTGYFFNRYRLAQLDLARQSERIAELESRVQALANQTAAQTLQWQQEVARITQEKEQEIARLSGTQEALINELKHEIEQKEIQITRLADRLSVRLVDKILFPSGEADLSAAGVQVLQRVGNIIKHAPDQIIRVEGHTDNVPIAARLQARFPTNWELATARATNVVRFLQESVGIAPERLQAVGLSQYHPIDSNDTAAGRSRNRRIEILLLPAPAAASETPSPQ, from the coding sequence ATGAAGAATCCTCTGGTTCCTGTTTTGATCGTTCTCCTGGCCGGCTTGGCGGCCACTACCGGCTACTTTTTCAATCGCTATCGGCTGGCGCAGCTCGATCTCGCACGGCAAAGTGAGCGCATCGCGGAGCTGGAGAGCCGCGTCCAGGCGCTGGCGAACCAAACCGCGGCACAGACCCTGCAATGGCAGCAGGAGGTCGCGCGGATCACGCAGGAAAAAGAGCAGGAGATCGCCCGCCTGTCCGGCACGCAGGAGGCGTTGATCAACGAGCTGAAACACGAAATCGAACAAAAGGAAATCCAGATCACCCGGCTGGCGGATCGTCTGTCGGTGCGGTTGGTGGACAAAATTCTGTTTCCCTCCGGCGAGGCCGATCTCAGCGCCGCGGGGGTGCAGGTGTTGCAGCGTGTCGGCAACATCATCAAGCACGCTCCGGATCAAATCATTCGCGTGGAGGGCCACACCGACAACGTGCCGATTGCGGCGCGCCTGCAGGCGCGCTTCCCCACCAATTGGGAGCTTGCCACGGCGCGCGCCACCAATGTCGTGCGCTTTCTGCAGGAAAGTGTCGGAATTGCTCCGGAACGCCTGCAGGCGGTGGGGTTGTCGCAATATCATCCCATCGACAGCAATGACACTGCCGCGGGCCGCAGCCGCAACCGCCGCATTGAAATCCTGCTGCTGCCGGCGCCTGCTGCTGCCAGCGAGACCCCGTCGCCACAATGA
- the pyrH gene encoding UMP kinase, translated as MKSEEAVRPAAGSPRAPGQPAFKRVLLKLSGEALMGNQGHGIDSQVIETVALEIKAVRALGVEIAIVVGGGNIFRGLSVAAHGMDRVQADNMGMLATVINSLALQDCLERIGVFTRVQTAIRMEQIAEPFIRRRAIRHLEKGRVVIFAAGTGNPYFTTDTAASLRAIEIQADAILKGTKVDGVYDSDPVLNRQARKFDQLSYLEIVKRGLKVMDITAVTLCMDNHLPIIVFNLTQPGNLKRVILGEPIGTTVSPDAISPSST; from the coding sequence ATGAAATCCGAAGAAGCTGTGCGGCCGGCTGCCGGTTCGCCGAGGGCGCCAGGACAGCCGGCCTTCAAACGCGTGCTGTTGAAACTCAGTGGCGAGGCCCTGATGGGCAACCAGGGGCACGGCATCGATTCCCAGGTGATTGAGACGGTTGCCCTGGAGATCAAGGCGGTGCGAGCGCTCGGCGTTGAAATCGCCATCGTGGTAGGCGGCGGCAACATTTTTCGCGGCCTGTCGGTCGCCGCGCACGGCATGGATCGCGTGCAGGCCGACAACATGGGCATGCTTGCCACGGTGATCAACAGCCTGGCGCTGCAGGACTGCCTGGAGCGCATCGGCGTTTTTACCCGCGTGCAGACGGCCATCCGCATGGAGCAGATTGCCGAGCCCTTCATCCGCCGGCGGGCCATTCGCCATCTTGAAAAGGGACGGGTGGTCATCTTCGCCGCCGGCACCGGCAACCCTTACTTCACCACCGACACGGCGGCCTCGCTGCGGGCGATCGAGATCCAAGCCGATGCCATCCTCAAAGGCACCAAAGTCGACGGGGTTTACGACTCGGATCCGGTGCTCAACCGTCAGGCGAGAAAATTCGATCAGCTCAGCTACCTCGAAATTGTCAAACGCGGTTTGAAGGTGATGGACATCACGGCGGTAACGCTGTGCATGGACAATCACCTGCCCATTATCGTTTTCAACCTGACCCAACCCGGCAACCTCAAGCGCGTCATCCTGGGCGAGCCGATTGGAACCACCGTTTCCCCGGACGCCATTTCACCATCCAGTACATAA
- the rpsB gene encoding 30S ribosomal protein S2, whose amino-acid sequence MNVTLQDLLVAGTHFGHLTRRWNPKMRKYIFMERNGIHIIDLKKSLECLQLAIQALGQIVRGGDKVLFVGTKKQAKDVIKDAAERCNMYYVTERWLGGMLTNFSTIKKSIKRLKNIEKMSTDGTYDKITKKEILSLEREREKLEKVLGGIREMTRLPGALFVVDVRKEAIAVAEANKLGIPVVAIVDTNCDPTPITYPIPGNDDAFKSISLIARAVSDAVLEAQSGLQKEMISAEEESDEESFKKRMDEREFAEEEGVEA is encoded by the coding sequence ATGAATGTCACCTTGCAGGATTTGCTGGTTGCCGGAACGCACTTCGGCCACCTCACCCGCCGTTGGAATCCGAAAATGCGAAAATACATTTTCATGGAGCGCAACGGCATCCACATTATTGACTTGAAGAAAAGCCTGGAATGCCTGCAGCTCGCCATTCAGGCATTGGGACAAATCGTGCGGGGTGGCGACAAGGTTCTGTTCGTCGGCACCAAAAAACAGGCGAAGGACGTCATCAAGGACGCCGCGGAGCGCTGCAACATGTACTATGTCACCGAGCGCTGGCTGGGCGGCATGCTGACCAACTTTAGCACGATCAAAAAAAGCATCAAGCGGCTGAAGAATATCGAAAAAATGAGCACCGACGGCACCTATGACAAAATCACCAAAAAAGAGATTCTGTCGTTGGAGCGCGAGCGTGAAAAACTCGAAAAAGTGCTGGGCGGCATCCGGGAGATGACACGTTTGCCCGGCGCCCTGTTTGTCGTCGATGTGCGCAAGGAGGCGATTGCGGTGGCGGAGGCGAACAAGCTCGGCATTCCGGTGGTCGCAATCGTCGACACCAATTGTGACCCGACGCCGATCACCTACCCCATTCCCGGCAATGACGACGCCTTCAAATCCATCAGTCTGATCGCGCGGGCGGTTTCAGACGCCGTGTTGGAGGCGCAAAGCGGGCTGCAGAAGGAGATGATCAGCGCCGAGGAAGAAAGCGACGAAGAATCTTTCAAAAAACGAATGGATGAGCGCGAGTTTGCCGAGGAAGAAGGCGTGGAAGCCTAG
- the rplM gene encoding 50S ribosomal protein L13 yields the protein MKTYMPKKGEVAQKWLLVDAKGKVLGRLASQIAHLLRGKHKPQYAPHVDVGDYVVVINADQVILTGKKALSKTYTHFTGYPGGLRQESFTSLLKRQPTRVIERAVRGMLPHNTLGHQQFLKMKVYAGSQHPHAAQKPEPIELN from the coding sequence GTGAAGACGTATATGCCGAAGAAGGGTGAAGTCGCACAAAAGTGGCTTTTGGTCGACGCCAAAGGCAAGGTCTTGGGGCGGCTCGCCAGTCAGATTGCGCATCTTCTGCGCGGCAAGCACAAGCCGCAGTATGCGCCGCATGTCGATGTTGGCGACTATGTCGTCGTGATCAACGCCGACCAGGTCATCTTGACGGGTAAGAAGGCGTTGTCCAAGACCTACACGCACTTTACCGGCTATCCCGGCGGTCTCCGGCAGGAGAGTTTCACCAGCTTGCTGAAGCGCCAGCCCACGCGTGTGATCGAGCGGGCAGTGAGGGGGATGCTGCCGCACAACACTCTGGGGCATCAACAATTTCTCAAGATGAAAGTTTACGCCGGCAGCCAGCATCCGCATGCCGCACAAAAACCCGAACCCATCGAGCTCAATTAG
- the rpsI gene encoding 30S ribosomal protein S9: MKTVAFTAVGRRKHSQARVRLLPGSGNIIVNKKPLLDYFKRETLKMIIEQPLQATETLGKFDVYANVNGGGLAGQAGALRMGIARALLQAGDYRKILKVAGFLTRDSRMKERKKYGQKGARKRFQFSKR; the protein is encoded by the coding sequence ATGAAGACCGTAGCATTCACCGCCGTGGGGCGGCGCAAGCATTCACAAGCGCGGGTCCGGTTGCTGCCGGGTTCGGGCAACATCATCGTCAACAAAAAGCCCTTGCTGGACTACTTCAAGCGCGAAACCTTGAAGATGATCATCGAACAGCCGTTGCAAGCCACCGAAACCCTGGGCAAGTTCGATGTTTACGCCAATGTCAACGGCGGCGGCCTCGCAGGCCAGGCGGGCGCTTTGCGCATGGGGATTGCCCGCGCGCTGCTGCAAGCCGGGGATTATCGCAAAATCCTGAAGGTTGCCGGCTTTCTCACCCGTGATTCGCGCATGAAGGAGCGCAAGAAATACGGCCAAAAGGGCGCCCGCAAGCGTTTCCAATTCTCGAAGCGTTAA
- a CDS encoding 1-phosphofructokinase family hexose kinase, which produces MIVTITPNPMLDKMLWLPRLEYGHTHRASRLHEISGGKGLNVSRALLQLGESTLATGFLGGYTGTAIRRLLDAEKIPHAFIEIAATTRTGFTVVETENHRHTAVFEPGHQLQPEEVRALLTFVKQMLPQCRALALCGSMPCAGFDHLYADLIQLARARHVPVFLDSYHAPLRLGLAAGPQFLKPNRDELLATFGLDMREAAQQHQALRLLAASGASHVFITDGERPVHILAEGAYYRAVPPAITCVNPLGSGDALVAAFLHGWLQHLPVEALLRFAVAAGSVNAGHTLPGYANPAEITALAAQVRLERIGNFESFPARNGNAAGAKPDH; this is translated from the coding sequence ATGATTGTGACGATTACGCCCAATCCCATGCTGGACAAGATGCTGTGGCTCCCGCGCCTGGAATATGGCCACACCCATCGTGCCAGCCGGCTGCATGAAATCAGCGGGGGCAAGGGGCTCAATGTTTCGCGGGCGCTGCTGCAGTTGGGGGAAAGCACGCTGGCCACGGGATTTCTGGGAGGATATACCGGCACGGCCATCCGCCGGTTGTTGGACGCTGAAAAAATCCCGCATGCGTTCATCGAGATTGCCGCCACCACGCGCACGGGCTTCACCGTGGTGGAAACGGAAAACCACCGGCATACTGCCGTGTTCGAGCCGGGCCATCAATTGCAGCCGGAGGAAGTCAGGGCCCTGCTGACTTTCGTGAAACAAATGCTGCCGCAGTGCCGGGCCCTGGCACTTTGCGGCAGCATGCCGTGCGCCGGCTTCGACCATCTGTACGCCGACTTGATTCAGCTCGCGCGTGCCCGTCACGTGCCGGTGTTTCTCGACAGTTATCACGCCCCGCTGCGATTGGGGCTGGCCGCCGGCCCGCAGTTCTTGAAGCCGAATCGCGATGAACTGCTCGCCACTTTCGGTCTGGACATGCGCGAGGCCGCACAGCAACACCAGGCGCTGCGTCTGCTGGCTGCATCAGGCGCAAGCCATGTCTTCATCACCGACGGTGAGCGGCCGGTGCACATTCTGGCGGAAGGCGCATATTATCGAGCCGTGCCGCCGGCCATCACCTGCGTCAATCCGCTCGGCAGTGGCGATGCCCTCGTGGCCGCATTTCTCCACGGCTGGCTGCAACACCTGCCGGTGGAAGCGTTGCTGCGTTTCGCGGTCGCGGCGGGGAGTGTGAATGCCGGTCATACCCTGCCGGGCTATGCCAACCCTGCTGAGATCACCGCGCTGGCAGCGCAGGTTCGGCTGGAACGCATCGGCAACTTCGAGAGTTTTCCGGCTCGAAACGGCAACGCCGCCGGCGCAAAACCAGACCATTGA
- a CDS encoding BsuPI-related putative proteinase inhibitor — translation MSNRITQFTLLLAALALLSCKRANLFEANDNQNAEAVPRAEGEATIALHLTGGFAGVQQQLFIYANGHIRHVDVQNGQSEITGRLDPEQYGELIALFLQSDFLHLGDRYLQNDAADAFVYEILFNYAGHRKRIVTDNLAAPAGLQAIIARLSELLRELAANALTLELAMDRTELRHGESVRLTLTASNQTSHPLRLQTGGQKYDFFAYPVAALNPVSPSWPQRAAPVWNWAADKAFIALVEEVVLAPGEKLQYRTVWEGRANSGALLEGTYYVGARLTALPGGTTALHELKIVKH, via the coding sequence ATGAGCAACCGCATCACTCAATTTACGCTGCTGCTGGCGGCGCTGGCGCTGTTGAGCTGCAAGCGCGCCAACCTGTTCGAGGCCAATGACAATCAGAATGCCGAGGCGGTGCCGCGGGCTGAGGGCGAGGCCACCATTGCGCTGCACCTCACCGGTGGCTTTGCCGGCGTCCAGCAGCAGCTCTTCATTTATGCCAACGGTCATATCCGCCATGTCGATGTGCAAAACGGGCAGAGCGAAATCACCGGCCGGCTCGACCCTGAACAATACGGTGAGCTGATTGCCCTCTTTCTGCAGTCCGATTTTCTCCATCTCGGCGATCGATACCTGCAGAACGATGCCGCCGATGCGTTCGTTTACGAGATTTTGTTCAACTATGCCGGCCACCGCAAACGCATCGTCACCGACAATCTGGCGGCGCCGGCCGGTTTACAGGCGATCATCGCCCGGCTGTCGGAATTGCTGCGCGAGCTCGCCGCCAACGCGCTGACGCTCGAGCTGGCGATGGACCGCACTGAGTTGCGGCATGGCGAAAGCGTGAGGCTCACGCTGACTGCCTCCAATCAAACATCTCACCCCCTGCGTCTGCAGACCGGCGGTCAGAAATACGACTTCTTTGCCTATCCGGTGGCGGCGCTCAATCCCGTGTCGCCGTCGTGGCCGCAGCGCGCCGCGCCGGTGTGGAATTGGGCTGCAGACAAGGCCTTCATCGCCCTCGTGGAGGAAGTTGTGCTGGCGCCCGGTGAGAAGTTGCAGTACCGCACGGTTTGGGAAGGCAGGGCCAACTCCGGTGCGTTGTTGGAGGGAACCTATTATGTGGGCGCCCGTCTGACCGCCCTGCCCGGCGGCACCACCGCGCTGCATGAGTTGAAGATTGTAAAACACTGA
- the frr gene encoding ribosome recycling factor, protein MAHKIIKDAEIRMDKAVESTRSELAKIRTGKATPALLDGVRVSYYGSSVPLSKVANINTPEPRLITIQPWEKNMIGEIEKAIQKSDLGLNPQNDGNLIRVPIPPLNEERRQDLIRLCRKLAEEGRVAVRNVRRDAIEHLKKEKKDGLISEDEEKKLEKEAQRLTDAHAAKIDEILKKKEAEIMEV, encoded by the coding sequence ATGGCACATAAAATCATCAAAGACGCCGAAATACGCATGGACAAGGCGGTGGAGAGTACGCGCAGCGAGCTGGCCAAGATCCGGACCGGCAAGGCCACGCCCGCCCTGCTCGACGGCGTCCGGGTGTCGTACTACGGTTCCTCGGTCCCGCTCAGCAAAGTCGCCAACATCAACACACCGGAGCCGCGCTTGATCACGATTCAGCCGTGGGAAAAAAACATGATCGGCGAAATCGAAAAAGCGATTCAGAAGTCCGATCTGGGCCTGAATCCGCAGAATGACGGCAACCTCATCCGCGTCCCCATTCCCCCGCTCAACGAAGAACGGCGGCAGGATCTCATCCGGCTGTGCCGCAAGCTCGCCGAGGAAGGCCGGGTGGCGGTGCGCAACGTGCGCCGCGATGCCATCGAACATCTTAAAAAAGAGAAAAAGGACGGCCTGATCTCGGAGGACGAGGAGAAGAAACTCGAGAAAGAGGCGCAACGCCTGACCGATGCCCATGCCGCCAAGATTGATGAGATTCTCAAAAAGAAGGAAGCCGAGATCATGGAAGTTTAG
- the tsf gene encoding translation elongation factor Ts produces MAVSAEAVKQLREQTGAGIMDCKHALAESGGDIEKAIEWLRKKGAATADTKKGRATNEGVIEAYIHPGSRLGVLVEVNCETDFVAKTEAFRTLVRDIAMQIAASNPKVVAREQMPAELIEKELEIYRSQAQNEKKPANVVERIAQGKLEKFYQDNVLLEQSFIKDPNRTISQVIAETIGKLGENITVRRFVRFQLGE; encoded by the coding sequence ATGGCTGTCTCTGCTGAGGCTGTCAAACAACTACGTGAACAAACCGGCGCCGGCATCATGGACTGCAAGCATGCCCTGGCCGAGAGCGGCGGTGATATTGAAAAGGCCATCGAATGGTTGCGCAAAAAGGGCGCGGCGACCGCCGATACCAAAAAGGGCCGGGCCACCAATGAAGGCGTCATCGAAGCCTATATCCATCCCGGCAGCCGGTTGGGCGTGCTGGTCGAAGTGAATTGCGAAACCGACTTTGTGGCCAAAACCGAGGCGTTCCGCACCCTGGTGCGTGACATTGCCATGCAGATTGCAGCCTCCAACCCCAAGGTGGTGGCCCGTGAGCAAATGCCGGCCGAGCTGATCGAGAAGGAACTGGAAATCTACCGCTCGCAGGCGCAAAATGAAAAAAAGCCAGCCAATGTGGTCGAGCGCATCGCCCAGGGCAAGCTCGAGAAATTCTATCAGGACAATGTCCTGCTCGAGCAAAGCTTCATCAAAGATCCCAACCGGACGATCAGTCAGGTGATCGCCGAAACCATAGGCAAGCTCGGCGAAAACATCACCGTCCGCCGGTTCGTGCGTTTTCAACTCGGCGAATGA
- the ftsZ gene encoding cell division protein FtsZ: MKLQVADKNITAMPVDKDQELEALLQSHQTRIRVVGCGGGGNNTVTRLMEVGVQGVETLAINTDAQDLLSAKAHDKILIGRVLTKGLGGGSNPQIGEESARESKKEIEEALQGSDMVFVTCGLGGGTGTGSAPIVAETARRLGALTIAVVTLPFWEEGVMRWENARLGLEKLRTNADTIIIIQNDKLYDLVPDLPIGQAFKVADEILVNAVRGIIELVTLKGMVNLDFADIRTIMQNGGPAMIGLGESDGPERAQRAIEMALQNPLLDVDIAGARNALINITGGAEMTLKDTRTIMKIVAEKLDPSAKIIWGARIDPEMGNTIRALVIVTNFQEGRNVHFGADRRLRLVKEASGTATAQPRPAAETPASVETPAPAALPPVNSATPVVETPASESSRPAKKHAARAQKTPPPRPAARPVAAAAPVTPPPVATAPTPVEITPPSPASPAALVPEPEKAAPAAPSAASPEATREAKSQWEFVPPSRPIEPAQPAAAPTPTSASARRPLAPPSKLKAFKEKNHVHLQALQEAVVFLRANANDEETWQSIRMAMSSINETAQALDFPAIAAYAGTLEEIAERVLRGLFKVTPEVVAVFTRVAPVLAGMMHDDPPALQEARQQQERLQRLADEYRQSRTSQNNAPLPGGPVAPPPVRPSPQNQANAQPKPANSAPAPQLPGRRVQADEEVMAYLKGRFAVHKKN; encoded by the coding sequence GTGAAACTGCAAGTAGCTGACAAAAACATCACGGCTATGCCAGTGGACAAAGACCAAGAGCTCGAAGCCCTCCTGCAATCGCACCAGACCCGCATCCGCGTGGTTGGCTGCGGTGGTGGCGGCAACAACACGGTGACCCGTTTGATGGAAGTGGGGGTGCAGGGTGTGGAAACGCTTGCGATCAACACCGATGCCCAGGATCTGTTGAGCGCCAAAGCGCATGACAAGATTTTGATCGGCCGGGTGTTGACCAAAGGGCTGGGCGGCGGCAGCAATCCCCAGATCGGGGAAGAATCCGCACGCGAAAGCAAGAAGGAAATCGAAGAAGCCCTGCAGGGCTCGGACATGGTCTTCGTCACCTGCGGCTTGGGCGGCGGCACCGGCACCGGCTCGGCACCCATCGTCGCAGAAACCGCCAGGCGGCTCGGCGCCCTCACCATCGCCGTCGTGACACTGCCGTTTTGGGAAGAAGGCGTGATGCGCTGGGAGAACGCCCGCCTCGGTCTGGAGAAGCTGCGCACCAATGCCGATACCATCATCATCATTCAGAACGACAAGCTGTATGATCTCGTGCCGGATCTTCCCATCGGCCAGGCCTTCAAAGTGGCCGATGAAATCCTGGTCAACGCGGTGCGCGGCATCATCGAACTGGTGACGCTGAAGGGCATGGTGAATCTGGATTTTGCCGACATTCGCACGATCATGCAAAACGGCGGCCCGGCCATGATCGGGCTGGGTGAAAGTGACGGCCCCGAGCGTGCGCAACGCGCGATCGAGATGGCGCTGCAAAACCCGCTGCTCGACGTGGACATTGCCGGTGCACGCAATGCGCTGATCAACATCACCGGCGGCGCGGAGATGACGCTCAAGGACACGCGCACGATCATGAAGATCGTCGCCGAGAAACTCGATCCCTCCGCCAAAATCATATGGGGCGCGCGCATCGATCCGGAAATGGGCAACACCATTCGCGCCCTGGTGATCGTCACCAATTTCCAGGAGGGCAGGAACGTGCACTTCGGTGCCGATCGGCGACTGCGTTTGGTCAAAGAAGCATCCGGCACGGCCACAGCCCAACCGCGCCCTGCTGCCGAGACGCCGGCCAGCGTGGAAACGCCAGCCCCTGCCGCCTTGCCACCGGTGAATTCAGCCACGCCGGTGGTCGAAACCCCGGCGTCTGAATCTTCACGGCCGGCGAAAAAACATGCCGCACGCGCGCAAAAAACGCCGCCGCCGCGCCCAGCCGCCAGGCCCGTGGCCGCGGCTGCGCCGGTGACACCACCGCCGGTTGCAACCGCACCCACACCGGTCGAAATCACCCCGCCTTCGCCGGCGTCACCTGCCGCGCTGGTGCCGGAGCCGGAAAAAGCAGCGCCTGCCGCACCGTCTGCCGCGTCACCCGAAGCAACCCGGGAAGCGAAAAGCCAATGGGAGTTCGTGCCGCCTTCAAGGCCGATAGAACCGGCACAACCCGCGGCCGCTCCAACGCCGACTTCTGCATCCGCCCGGCGGCCACTCGCACCCCCCTCGAAGTTGAAAGCTTTCAAGGAAAAGAACCACGTTCACTTGCAGGCACTGCAGGAAGCCGTTGTGTTCCTGCGTGCAAACGCCAACGATGAGGAGACCTGGCAAAGCATTCGCATGGCGATGAGCTCGATCAATGAAACCGCGCAAGCATTGGATTTTCCGGCGATCGCAGCGTATGCCGGCACCCTGGAGGAAATTGCCGAGCGGGTGTTGCGCGGTTTGTTCAAAGTCACGCCGGAAGTGGTGGCCGTGTTCACGCGTGTGGCACCGGTGCTGGCCGGCATGATGCACGATGATCCGCCCGCGCTGCAGGAGGCCCGGCAGCAACAAGAGCGGCTGCAACGTCTGGCAGACGAATACCGGCAGTCGCGCACTTCACAAAATAATGCGCCCCTGCCGGGCGGCCCGGTAGCCCCACCCCCGGTGCGACCTTCGCCACAAAACCAGGCCAATGCCCAGCCCAAACCGGCGAATTCCGCCCCCGCACCGCAGCTTCCCGGCCGCCGCGTGCAAGCCGATGAAGAAGTGATGGCCTATCTCAAAGGCCGCTTTGCGGTGCACAAGAAGAACTGA
- the selA gene encoding L-seryl-tRNA(Sec) selenium transferase, giving the protein MEKTLANEAPSVPALRQLPAVDKIVQHASLHTARARLSAELLTACARRAVADLRREWLQAAPAQMDEARALELAVERTAAQVALLFTPRLRRVVNATGIILHTGLGRAVLSAPALQALPEVLAGYCNLEIDLASGRRGDRHQHVEHLLCALTSAEAACVVNNNAAAVLLTLNTIATRKQVLLSRGQMVEIGGSFRMPEVVKKSGAQLIEVGTTNKTRLQDYAGAISPRTAAILVAHPSNYRILGFTHEVELRALVELARQHNLVLVHDLGGGILADLRTWGLPHEPVVSDSMRAGVHLATFSGDKMLGGPQCGLIVGERSLVERIKKNPLMRALRCDKLTLTLLESTLRLFLHPESLPQRHRVIGMMTEDLSLVRQRAQQLHDGILAVCGGRFTLELRQTESEAGSGALPIEKIPSYAVTIRSREWSAAKLAKALRQGATAVVGYVRDDRVWLDVRTIQPDELEMIINNFRELDPGEPGGEAITVS; this is encoded by the coding sequence ATGGAGAAGACTTTGGCGAACGAAGCCCCCAGCGTGCCGGCCTTGCGTCAGTTGCCGGCGGTCGATAAAATTGTGCAGCACGCCAGTCTGCACACGGCGCGCGCGCGCCTGTCGGCGGAATTGTTGACGGCGTGTGCGCGGCGCGCGGTTGCAGATTTGCGGCGCGAATGGCTGCAGGCGGCGCCGGCACAAATGGATGAAGCCCGGGCCCTGGAACTGGCGGTGGAACGCACGGCGGCACAGGTTGCCCTGTTGTTCACACCGCGCTTGCGGCGCGTCGTCAACGCCACCGGCATTATTCTCCACACCGGCTTGGGACGGGCGGTGCTGTCGGCGCCGGCGCTGCAGGCCCTGCCGGAGGTTTTGGCCGGCTACTGCAATCTGGAGATCGATCTCGCCAGTGGCAGGCGCGGCGACCGGCACCAGCATGTGGAGCATCTGCTGTGCGCCCTGACTTCCGCCGAGGCCGCGTGTGTCGTCAACAACAATGCGGCGGCCGTGCTGCTCACGCTCAACACGATTGCGACGCGCAAGCAGGTCCTGCTCTCGCGCGGCCAGATGGTGGAGATCGGCGGCTCGTTTCGCATGCCGGAGGTGGTGAAGAAAAGTGGCGCCCAATTAATCGAAGTTGGCACCACCAACAAGACCAGGCTGCAAGATTATGCCGGGGCGATCTCTCCCAGGACAGCGGCCATCCTGGTGGCGCATCCAAGCAACTATCGCATCCTCGGCTTCACCCATGAGGTCGAGTTGCGTGCGTTGGTGGAACTGGCGCGGCAGCACAATTTGGTGCTCGTGCATGACCTGGGTGGCGGAATTTTGGCGGACTTGCGCACTTGGGGGTTGCCGCATGAACCGGTGGTATCCGACAGCATGCGTGCCGGCGTTCACCTGGCCACCTTCAGTGGCGACAAGATGCTGGGCGGCCCGCAATGCGGCTTGATCGTGGGCGAGCGCAGCCTGGTGGAACGGATCAAAAAGAATCCGCTCATGCGTGCCCTGCGGTGTGACAAGTTGACTCTGACCCTGCTCGAAAGCACTTTGCGCTTGTTTCTCCATCCCGAAAGTCTCCCGCAACGGCACCGGGTCATCGGGATGATGACGGAGGATTTATCCCTGGTCAGGCAACGGGCACAACAACTGCACGACGGCATTCTTGCGGTCTGTGGCGGGCGGTTTACGCTGGAGCTTCGGCAGACCGAGAGCGAGGCCGGCAGTGGTGCGCTGCCCATTGAGAAAATTCCGAGCTATGCCGTGACCATACGCAGCCGGGAGTGGTCGGCGGCGAAACTGGCGAAAGCCTTGCGGCAGGGAGCAACAGCGGTGGTGGGTTACGTGCGGGATGATCGTGTCTGGCTGGATGTCCGCACGATCCAGCCGGATGAACTCGAGATGATCATCAATAATTTCAGGGAGCTGGACCCCGGCGAGCCGGGCGGTGAGGCAATCACGGTATCCTGA